Within the Pelagovum pacificum genome, the region GCTGGGCTTCGCGCCGAACGGTCACAAGTACTTCGAAGGGGACGGCAAGACGCCCGAGGGGGTCTACCGGATCGACCGCCGCAACCCGAACAGCCAGTATCACCTGTCCGTCGGCATCTCCTATCCGGATCCGGAAGATGTGGCGCGCGCGCTCGAAGCCGGGCTCGACCCGGGCGGGGACATCTTCATCCACGGCACGCCCGACATGTTCGTCGGTCGCCGGGACTGGACGGCAGGTTGTATCGCGGTGAGCAACGAGGCGATCGAAGAGATCTACGCCATGGTGCAGGACGGCACGCCGATCGTCATCTACCCCTGAAGAGCGTCTATTCCGCCTGAACGACCGCGGCCGGGTTCGGCGCCGGTCGGGGCGCGGCCATCGCCGAATTGCCGATGACGAGGGTCCACCAGATCTTGCCGGCGGGCTCCTGAAACCACGAGAACCCCATCTCACGCGCGCGCGGATCGACGATCGTCTCGCGCGTATCGGGCGCCTGCATCCATGCGCCGAGGGTCTCGAGCTCTGTCTCGTAGGTCTCCGAGATGTTCTGCCCGAGGACGAGGCCCGGATAGCCGAAGCGCCGCGCACGATCGAGCGGGGAGGACCCGTCGGAGCCGAAGTGCCAGGGACGATTCTGCACGGCCATGTCCCGCGAATGGCTCGCGGCGGCGGAATTCAGACGGTCGTCGTAGACGATGGGCGAGACGCCGTTCGCGGCCCGGACGGAATTCACGCCTTCGAGCATCCGCGCCTGCACTTCGCCCGCGTCTTCGGTGGAGATGCGGTAGACCTGCGGTAGGGGGAGGCCGTCCGGACCAAGCTCGGCCCGTGGGGCGATGCCGCCACCGCCACAACCGGACGCCAGCAGGGCGCATGCCCCGATCAGCAGGTTTCTCCTGTCCATGACACGCCCCGTTGTTTTCTGCTCTTGCCTCCGGCTTACAGCCTGTCCCGTGTCCTTTCAAACCCAGTTTGGCTTGGGTTGGAGACTGTTACAGGTGTGTGAATTGCGGGGTACAGTGCCGACTCCTATGAGTTAAGCACTTTCACGCAACAAGGCCGGAGGCTTCCAGCCCATGAAAGACATCTCCCGCCGCGGCTTCATGGCCGCCACCGCCGCCACATTGGCGACCGGTGCCCAGGCGCAACAACGCAACTCGACAGAGATCGAGGCAGACATATCGAGCACCATCCGCCGCAACATCTCCAGCTTCCGTTCGCTGGACTGGCAGCCCTATTTCGACAACACGGTCGGCGGGGCGATCCTCGTCGATATCCGGTCGCGGGCGCTGCACTTCTGGTCGGAGGACCAGTCGATCTACAAGCTCTACCCGACCTCGGTCCCGCTAACGGAAGACCTGACGCGGCGTGGCCGGACAGAGATCGTGCGCAAGGTCGAAGGCCCCGAGTGGCGGCCTACGCCGTCGATGCGGGCGCGCAATCCCGACTGGCCCGAGTTCGTGCCACCGGGGCCGGACAATCCGCTCGGCACCCACGCGCTCTACCTCACGTGGCAATACTACCGGATCCACGGGACCCACGACACGCGCAAGATCGGGCGGCGCAGCTCGAACGGCTGCGTCGGTCTCTACAATGAGCATATCTCGGAGCTCTACGCGCTGACGCGGGTGGGGACCCAGGTGCTCTTGATCTGACGGGGCGGAGGGGCGATGGTCCGCAGGAAGGGCCTCCCGGTCGTCGGGGGGCCTCATCAACTGCCGGAGTCCGCCATGTCGCGCATCGCAATCGCCCTCGCCTTCACGCTCGCCGCATCGACCGCGATGGCCGACGGCCCGGCCGAGCCGGTCGCGCCTGCTGCCCCGGAACAGCCGATCGAGACGCAAACGCGGGGAAGCTCCTTCCCGGCGGAGACGCTTGTGACGTTCGCGGTGATCGCGATCATCGCGCTCGCCTTGAACGGTAACGGCAACGGGGCCAGCGCCGGGCCCGGTGCCGCCGCCTTCGGCGGCTGACTTCAGCCGTTTCCGACCTGGAAGCAGGCGGCGCGGCCATCCCGCTCAATGGTGGCGGCCCCGTCGAGGATCTGCTGCGCCCGCTGACGGATGTCGCTGGTCGGGTTGCTGGCGGATCGCGTCTTGGGCGACGGCAGGATCGCGGCAAGAAGTCCGGCCTGCATCGGTGACAGCTGGGACGCGGGGATGCCGAAATAGTGCTGCGCGGCGGCTTCAACACCGAACACGCCTTCGTCGAACTCCGCCACGTTGAGGTATACCTCAATGATGCGCTGTTTGCTCCAGATCGCCTCCACCACCGGCGTGACGAGCGCTTCGATCGCTTTCCGCGTGTAGTTGCGGCCGTGCCAGAGGTAGACGTTCTTCACCGTCTGCTGGCTGATCGTCGACCCGCCCCGGTCCCCGCCGGAGGCGATGGCGGCACGGATCGCCTGAAGGTCGAGCCCCCAGTGATTGCAGAAGTTCGCATCCTCGGCGGCCACGACTGCGCGGGCCATGACGGGTGAGACTTCGGACAGATCGACCCATTCCCGCTCGAGTGTCCCGAGTCGGGTGCGTTCGGTCAGCATGTAGGGGGTGGTCGGCGGGTTCATGAACGCAAAAAGGCTCACGAGCAGAAGGGTCAGCAAGACAAGGACTCCAAGAAATCGCAAGACCCAACGCCGGAGCCAGCGGATCGGTCCAAGGGTCCGGGTCTTCCCTGAAGCTTTGGTGCTTTTCGATCTTGCGCGACGCGCCATCCTGCCTGCCTCGTGCTTCTTATTTGCAGGGTTGCGGAAACGGCTTTCCGACCTTCGCGCACCGGAAGCTCCATCCTCAGCCTGACCATTTCGTTCTGCTCCGTCCTGTGTACCCCAGCAGAATACCCAGAGGAACACGTCCGGATTTGGAAACAATCAAGGCAGATTGAAGTCGATTGGATTGTTAGAGGTCTGGGGGGTCGCGGCCGGCGTTACCGGCCGCGAAGGGGTCAGCCTTTCATGCCGTCCCAGAAGCTTTTGACGGCAGAGAAGAACGAACTGCTCTGCGGGTTGTTTTCGGCCGAGAGGCGGTCGAACTCCCGCAGGAGATCCTTCTGCTGGGCGGTCAGATTGACCGGAGTCTCGACCGCCAGCTCGATCAGCATGTCGCCGTGGGTGTTGCCGCGGATCGCGGGCATCCCCTTGCCACGGAGGCGCATCTGCCGGCCCGTCTGGCTGCCTTCGGGGATCTTCACCCGGCTGCGGCCACCGTCGATCGTCGGCACCTCTATATCGCCACCAAGCGCGGCCTTCGTCAGGCTGACGGGCACACGGCAGAACAGGGTGCCGCCGTCCCGCTGGAACAGCTCATGCTCCGTGACCTCGATGAAGATGTAGAGATCACCGGCGGGACCGCCGCGCAGTCCGGCCTCGCCCTCACCGGCGAGGCGGATACGGGTGCCCGTCTCGACCCCGGCGGGGATGTTGACGGAAAGGGAGCGCTCCTTCTCCACCCGGCCGGCACCGTGACAGGTGTGGCACGGGTTGCGGACCGTCTGGCCGACGCCGTTACAGGTCGGGCAGGTCCGTTCGACCGTGAAGAAGCCCTGTTGCGCGCGGACCTTGCCCATGCCGGAGCAGGTGGGACAGGTCTGCGGCTCTGCGCCGCCTTCTGCGCCGGTGCCGCTACAGGTGCCACAGGGCACGGCCGTCGGGACGGAGATCGTCTTCTGCAGGCCGTTGAAGGCTTCCTCCAGCGAGATGCGGAGGTTGTAACGGAGGTCGTTGCCGCGGCTCGCACGGCTGCGTCCACCGGCGGCACCACGGCCGCCCATGAAATCGCCGAACAGATCGTCGAAGACGTCAGAGAAGGCCGAAGCAAAGTCGCCGGAGCCGCCCGCGCCGGGCCGACGGCCGGGTCCGCCCATGCCACCCTCAAAAGCGGCGTGGCCGTAACGGTCGTATGCCGCTTTCCGGTCCGGGTCTTTCAGTGCCTCGTACGCCTCGTTCACTTCCTTGAACTGGCTTTCGGCATTCGGGTTGTCGGCGTTGCGGTCGGGGTGAAGTTCCTTCGCCTTCGTGCGGTAGGCTTTCTTCAGCTCCTCTGCGGAGGCCCCTTTCGAGACGCCGAGCACATCGTAGAAATCGCGTTTCGCCATTCGTACCGGTTCCTCTTGGAACGCAAAGACCGGCCCGGGCCTTGGCCGGGCCGGTCTATCGCATCACGGGCGCATCAAGCGCGCTTGCTGTCGTCGAGATCCTCGAAGTCGGCGTCGACGATGTCATCGTCGCCTGCACCACGGTTCGAGTCGGCGTCGTCGTCACCGTCGTCGCTGCCACCTTCGGACTGGCCGGCCTTGTAGATGGCCTCACCCAGTTTCATGGCGGACTCGGTCACGTTCTGGATGCCGGACCGGATCTTCTCGGCGTTGTCGCCTTCGAGATCGTCCTTGAGCGCGGCAATGGCCAGTTCGATCGCCTCGATGGTGGTCGGGTCGACCTTATCGCCATGCTCTTCCATCGACTTCTCGGTCGAGTGGATGAGGCTCTCAGCCTGGTTCTTCGCCTCGACGAGGTCGCGGCGGCCCTTGTCGGCCTCGGCGTTCGCCTCGGCGTCCTTGACCATCTGATCGATCTCGTCGTCGGACAGACCGCCGGACGCCTGGATCGTGATGTTCTGTTCCTTGCCAGTCGCCTTGTCCTTGGCCGACACGGACACGATGCCGTTGGCGTCGATGTCGAACGTCACCTCGATCTGCGGCATGCCGCGCGGTGCGGGCGGAATGTCCTCGAGGTTGAACTGACCGAGCATCTTGTTGTCGGCCGCCATCTCGCGCTCACCCTGGAAGACCCGGATGGTCACGGCGTTCTGGTTGTCCTCGGCCGTCGAGAAGATCTGCGACTTCTTCGTCGGGATCGTCGTGTTGCGGTCGATCAGGCGGGTGAAGACACCGCCCAGCGTTTCGATGCCCATCGACAGCGGCGTGACGTCGAGAAGGACCACGTCCTTCACATCACCCTGCAGAACACCGGCCTGAATGGCGGCGCCGAGCGCGACGACTTCGTCCGGGTTCACGCCCTTGTGGGGCTCTTTCCCGAAGAACTTGGTCACTTCCTCGACGACCTTCGGCATCCGGGTCTGACCGCCGACGAGAACGACCTCATCGATGTCGCCGGTGGTGAGGCCCGCGTCTTTCAGAGCGGCTTGGCACGGCTTGATCGAGTTCTTGATCAGGTCGTTGACGAGGCTCTCGAGCTTCGCACGGGTCAGCTTCATGACCATGTGCAGCGGCGTACCGGTCGAGCTGTCCATCGAGATGAACGGCTGGTTGATCTCGGTCTGGGAGGAGCTCGACAGCTCGATCTTGGCTTTCTCGGCAGCTTCCTTGAGACGCTGCAGGGCCATCTTGTCCTTCGTCAGGTCGACGCCGTGTTCCTTTTTGAACTCGCCGGCGAGGTAGTTGACGATGCGCATGTCGAAGTCTTCACCGCCGAGGAACGTGTCGCCGTTGGTGGATTTCACTTCGAAGAGGCCGTCGTCGATCTCGAGGATGGTGACGTCGAAGGTACCACCGCCAAGGTCATAGACGGCGATCGTCTTCGATTCCTTCTTGTCGAGACCATAGGCCAGCGCGGCGGCCGTCGGCTCGTTGATGATGCGCAGCACTTCGAGGCCGGCGATCTTGCCGGCGTCCTTCGTGGCCTGACGTTGCTGGTCGTTGAAGTAGGCCGGAACCGTGATGACGGCCTGGGACACTTCTTCGCCGAGGTAGCTCTCGGCGGTTTCCTTCATCTTCTGCAGGATGAAGGCGGAAATCTGGGAGGGGCTGTAGTTGTCGCCCTTCGCCTCGACCCAGGCGTCGCCCTGACCGCCGTCGACGACGTCGTACGGCAGGTTCTTGCGATCCTTGGCGAGGTCTTCATCGTTGAGGCGGCGGCCGATCAGGCGCTTCACCCCGAAGATGGTGTTGTCCGGGTTCGTCACGGCCTGCCGCTTGGCGGGCTGGCCGACGAGACGTTCATTGTCGGTGAAAGCGACGATCGACGGGGTCGTCCGTGCACCTTCGGAGTTCTCGATCACGCGAGGCTGCGAGCCGTCCATGATGGCAACGCAGGAGTTCGTCGTGCCGAGGTCGATGCCGATGACTTTGGCCATGTTTATCAAATCCCTCTACTTCAGGCGGTTTGAACAGTGCGGGCCCGTTCGTGTTGGCGCCCGTCACGTGTGGTTGCGGGAGGGCAGGTCGCCCCTGCCGGTCAACGGGCTATATAGGGACGCCGAAATGGGCCTGCAACGGGCCGGTCGATGCCGGACGTGGCAAAAATGCAATATTCTTTCCAGGAGAGCCGACAGTGTCACAGTCACCAACCATGACGATCCGATCGGTCAAGCTTTTCAAGGAAATGCTGACGTCGGGGGATCAGGCAGTCATGGTCGCCGACTTGAGAGAGGTCGTTCGCGCCGCGCCGCTCTTCTCGCCAATGACGCCCTATGGCAAGCCGATGCGGGTAAAGATGACCTCCGCCGGGAAGTACGGATGGTTCTCGGACCGGAAGGGCTACCGCTACGAGCCGCGGCATCCCGAGGGCATGGCATGGCCGCCTATTCCCGACTCCGTGCTGAAGGTCTGGCATGACGTTGCGGGCACCGACCGGGCGCCGGACTGCTGCCTCGTCAATTACTATACCGACACCGCGAAAATGGGCCTGCATCAGGACAAGGACGAGGCCGACTTCGGTTATCCGGTGGTGTCCATCTCGCTCGGGGACGACGCGCTGTTCCGGATCGGCAACCTGACGCGGGGCGGCAAGACCGAGAGCGTCTGGCTGTCGTCCGGCGACGTGGTGGTCATGGGTGACGACGCCCGCCTGGTCTACCACGGGATCGACCGGGTGAAGGCCGGCACCTCGACTTTGCTGGACGGTGGCGGGCGGATCAATCTGACCCTGCGCGTCGTCGATCCCTGAGCGTCAGGGCGCGACCGAGCAGCACCCCTGCCACAGCTGGAAATTCTGCCCCGGCTGCTGGAAGACAAGGTAGGCGGACAGGCCGAACTCCATCTCCGACATGCCGTCGTTGCAGGCGCCCGGCACGACGGTGAGCGCGGCCATTCCGCCGCCGTCGATCGACAGCGCCGAGGCCCGTGCCGGCCCGTTGACCGAACCGACGAACGGTTGCGCCGGACCGGAGAACATAGGCTCACCCATGTTGGACACGGTCGCGGTGCCGTCGGATGCCTGAAGGTCCCAGAATGGTTCCGTCCCGCCGCAATAGGTTATGCCTGTCGGCGTACCGTACCAAGGCTGCGCACCAGCGGTGGGGCGCATGAAATTCAGCGACACCCAACCGGCCTGCTCGCCCAGATTGACGAGACCCCAGTTCGCGTCCGGCGCCTTGCGCACGACCTCGACCTCCATCTCGTTGAAGGCGAGTTCGCCGATGACGGGGTAGGACGCGCCCGGCCCGGTGCGGACGTTCAGCGTATCGTCCGACGCGACGCCCGAGACATCCATGAGCTGCGGATATTCCTGCGCGGCGAGGGGCAGGGCGAAAAGAGAAAGAAACAAAGAGAAAAGAATGCGGATCATTTTCCGGCGCTCCAACTGACCGAGGCGTGTTTGCGGGTATAACTTTCACCGATGATCCCGATCATGAGCAGCACGAGGCTGACGATCACCGGGTACTCGATGTTCGAGAAATGCGGATTGTAGTGAAGAAAAACGAACCCCCGGCACTGGTCGATGATGTGGAACAGGGGGTTCCAGTCGAACATCGCCAGCATGTAGCCGGGGAGAGTATTGGCGAGAAACATCTTGCCGGACGCGATCATGTTCGCGCGGCTGTAAATCTGGGTCGCGATCGCCACGAACCCCGGAAACCACGGCTTGAGCGCCAGCAGGACCGTCCCCACCGCGCAGCCCGAGAACCAGGCTAGGATCAGCATGCCCAGCGCAGCGACCGGTTCGTTGATGGTGATCGGCGTGATGATGGCGTGATACAGGAACAGCACTACGAAGGCCGACAGGACCTGCGTGTAAAGCGCGCTGAGCGCGGTCGAAGCGACGGCGACGACGGTGTTCATCGGCGCGTGGTTCATCATCGCCGACGTCGGTCCCGGCGCGCCGGCGACGGCGGCCACCGATTTCGTGTGGCAGATGAACATGAAGATGCCAGACATCACGTAGAGCAGGAAATCCCCGCGCACCGCGTTGCCGCGCAGGCCCAGCACCATGAACATGAAGTAGAAACTGGCGACGAGGATCATCGTCTGCAACATGTTCCCGATCAGGCCGAGCACCGCGTGACGGCTGTCCTTGCGCTGCTCGTGGATGATCGAATGATAAATCAGCTCGAAGATTTCGAACGCCGACTGAATCCGGCCGCGTTTTCGCTGGGGAACGCCAAACATTTGCCCGTCCGGTCCTGTCATGCCCGGGGCAGGGGGCCGACCCTTGCCCTATCCATCGGCGCCCACCATAAGTTGAGCGGGATTCCAATTCAATAAAAGGACATGCTCCTTGGCGTTCGACTACGACAAATTGACCTCGACGTTCCGCAAGCTCGCTCTCGAAGCCGGCGACCTCATCATGGAGGTCTACGACGGACCCGATTTCGAGGTGATGGTCAAAAGCGACAATTCTCCCGTGACGGTCGCGGACGAAAAGGCGGACGCTCATATTTCGGCCGGTCTCCGCGCCGCGTTCCCCGACATTCCGCTCGTCACCGAAGAGCAATCGGACAGCCACGACATTTCCGCGAAGACGTTCCTGATCGTCGACCCGCTCGACGGCACGAAGGAGTTCGTGAACCGCCGCGGCGATTTCACGGTCAACATCGCGCTGGTCGAAGACGGCGTGCCGACGCGCGGCGTGGTCTACGCCCCGGCGAAGAACCGGCTGTTCTACACCGATGTCTCCGGCGCTTCGGTCGAGGAGAGCGGCGATTTCGCCAAGGAGGCCGCCGGCCCCATCGCTGCGATCAAGGTCACCGACCCGGACAATTCCGCGCTGATGGTCGTCGCCTCCAAGTCGCACCGCGATCAGGCGACTGACGACTACATCGCCAAGTACGCGGTGAAGGACATGACCTCCGCCGGGTCCTCGCTGAAGTTCTGCCTGATCGCGTGCGGCGAGGCCGATCTCTATCCGCGCCTCGGCCGGACGATGGAATGGGACACCGCCGCCGCCGATGCCGTTCTGCGCGGCGCGGGCGGGCAGATGGTCCGCTTCGAGGACCACGCGCCCTTCACCTACGGGAAGGAGGGGTTCGCCAACCCGTTCTTCATTGCCTACGCTCCCGGCGTCGAACTGAAAGAAGCCTGACTTGTCTACCCTGATCGTCATCCCGGCGCGTTACGCGTCGACACGTTATCCCGGCAAACCTCTCGTCGAGCTCAAGGGCGCGACGGGGGAGAGCATCTCGCTCGTCGAGCGCTCGTGGCGGGCAGCCCGCAAGGTCGAAGGCGACGTCGAAGTGGTCGTCGCCACAGACGACACGCGCATTGCCGACGCCGCGGAGGCGTTCGGCGCCGAGGTCGTAATGACCTCCGAGGCGTGCCGCAACGGGACCGAGCGCTGCGCCGAGGCGATCGAGGTGCGCGGAACGCAGCACGACATCGTCGTGAACCTGCAGGGCGACGCGCCGCTGACGCCGCCGTGGTTCGTGGAGGCGCTGATCGCGTCGATGCAGGCCAACCCGAAGGCCGAGGCCGCGACGCCGGTGCTGCGCTGCGACGGCAAGGCGCTGAACGGCTTCCTCGAGGATCGCCGCGCCGGTCGCGTAGGCGGCACCACGGCCGTCTTTGGCGCGGACATGAGCGGGCTTTATTTCTCCAAGGAAGTGATCCCCTACACCGGCAAGACCTACGGCCCCGACGATGAGACGCCGGTCTTCCACCACGTCGGCGTCTACGCCTACCGGCCCGCCGCGCTCGCCGCCTACATGGGCTGGGAGCCGGGACCGCTGGAACAGCTTGAAGGGCTGGAACAGCTTCGTTTCCTCGAGCATGGCGCCCATCTCGAGTGCGTCGAAGTCGACGCGCGCGGTCAGCCCTTCTGGGAGCTCAACAACCCGGAGGACGTGCCGCGGATCGAGGCGATGCTCGCCGAGGCGGGGATGCCGTGACAGACCTCACGGTCAGCGTTGTCGTGGTCAGCCGCGGGCGACCGGACGCGCTGGCCCGCTGCATCGCCGGGATCGTCCGGCTGCACTATCCATCCTTCGAGATCGTCGTCGTCGCCGACCGCCCCGGGCGGCGGAAGCTCGACACGCTTCCCGACGTATTCAACCGGATCAAGATCGTTGCCTGCGACGAGGCCAACATCTCTGTCGCGCGCAACCTCGGTATCGCCCACGCGGCGGGCGAGATCGTCGCCTTCATCGACGATGACGCCGTTCCGGAACCGCTGTGGCTCGACCATCTGGTGCAGGGGTTCGGCGATCCGAGGGTGGAGGCCGCGACCGGCTACGTGATCGGGCCGGACGGCATCAACTTCCAGCACCGCATCACCGAGGCGCGCCCCGACGGAACGGGGCGGCCGATCCGGACCGACGGCAAGACGATCCGCCTGCTGCAGCCGTCCGAGGACGGCGCGATCAAGACGGAGGGCACCAACATGGCCTTCCGACGCGATACCCTGCTCGAGCTCGGCGGGTTCGATCCCGTCTTCCGCTTCTATCTCGACGAAACGGACCTCGACATGCGCGTCGCGCTGGCTGGTGGCATCACCGCCGCCGCGCCGCTCGCGCAAGTGCATCACGCGATGGCCGGCAGCGCACAACGGCGCGACGACCGGGTGCCGAGCAGCCTCACCGATGTCGGGCGCAGCCTTGCGGTGTTCGTGCGCCGCTATCTCTCCGACGGGGAATGGGCCCGCGCGGGCCGGGCTGAACGCCAGCGGCGGCGGAAGTCTCTGATCTCGCACATGGTCGCGGGACGGATCGAACCGCGCGACGTGCGGCGAATCCTCTCCACCTTCGATGCCGGCTGGTCCGAAGGCAGCAAGCTGGAGCCCGACCCGATTCCGCTGCTGCGTTCCGAAGATGCCGAATTTCTGGGCTTTCGGGCGTCCGTGCGGCAACCGGGGCACCGGATCGTCGCGGGGCGAACCTGGCAGTCGAGGGAGAAACACGCCGACGCACTGCGGCTGGCGGAACAGGGCTGGACCGTGACGCTTTTTCTGATTTCTCCGACTTCTCGCCCTCATCATGCCGCATATGCGAACAAGATGTACTGGTGTCAGCGTGGCGGATTGTTCGGTCGGAGCACGCGGCAGGAACCGCATCGAAGATCCTGGCGTTTTGACGCCAGAATACGGGCGGAACAGTTGCGGTTATCACCTGTGAGGGGAAGTCCGCCTGCCGAAGTGGACAAACATTGACCGCTCGTGCGATGAAATGAACAAATGCGGCAGCATCGACATGCTGCGACTGCAAACAGATTTTGCCCGTTGAGCAGGGCGTTTGAACGAGGGGATTTCAGAGATGGCACAGCGCGTAACGAAGGCGATTTTTCCGGTCGCAGGTATGGGGACCCGGTTCATCCCGGCGACCAAGTCCGTGCCGAAGGAAATCATGACGCTCGTCGACCGTCCGCTGGTCCAGTACGCCATCGACGAGGCCCGCGCTGCCGGCATCACCGAGTTCCTGTTCGTCACCTCGCGCGGCAAGTCCGCGCTCGAGGATTACTTCGACCGCGCGCCCGAGCTTGAGCACCAGCTCGAGCAGAAGGGCAAGACCGAGCTGCTCGAGACGCTGCGCGGCACCAACATGGAAAGCGGCCAGATCGCCTACATCCGCCAGCACCAGGCCCTCGGGCTCGGCCATGCGGTGTGGTGCGCCCGCCGTCTGATCGGCAACGAGCCCTTCGCGGTGATCCTGCCGGACGACGTCATCGCTGCCGAGAAGCCCTGCCTGCAGCAGATGGTCGAAGCCTACGAGGAAACCGGCGGCAGCATGGTCGCCGCGATGGAAGTCCCCTACGAGAAGACCTCGTCCTACGGTGTGCTCGACTGCAAGGAAGACATGGGCTCCATCGTGTCCGTCAAGGGCATGGTCGAGAAGCCGAAGGCAGAGGACGCACCGTCGAACCTCGCCGTCATCGGCCGCTACATTCTCAGCCCGCAGGTCATGGATCACCTGAGCTCGGGTGAGACTGGCGCCGGCGGTGAGATCCAGCTGACCGACGCGATCGCGAAGGAAATCGAGTCCGAACGCGGTGTCTACGGCCTCCGCTTCCGGGGTCAGCGGTTCGACTGCGGCAGCAAGGCGGGCTTCCTGCAGGCGACCGTCGCCTTCGGCCTCGCGCGGCCCGATCTGCGCGACGAGCTGCAGCAGTATCTCGACGAACTCTCGGCCGTCCGCAACGCGGCCCAGTAAACATGGCGAATATTCTGGTGACCGGGGGTGCGGG harbors:
- a CDS encoding glycosyltransferase family 2 protein — translated: MTDLTVSVVVVSRGRPDALARCIAGIVRLHYPSFEIVVVADRPGRRKLDTLPDVFNRIKIVACDEANISVARNLGIAHAAGEIVAFIDDDAVPEPLWLDHLVQGFGDPRVEAATGYVIGPDGINFQHRITEARPDGTGRPIRTDGKTIRLLQPSEDGAIKTEGTNMAFRRDTLLELGGFDPVFRFYLDETDLDMRVALAGGITAAAPLAQVHHAMAGSAQRRDDRVPSSLTDVGRSLAVFVRRYLSDGEWARAGRAERQRRRKSLISHMVAGRIEPRDVRRILSTFDAGWSEGSKLEPDPIPLLRSEDAEFLGFRASVRQPGHRIVAGRTWQSREKHADALRLAEQGWTVTLFLISPTSRPHHAAYANKMYWCQRGGLFGRSTRQEPHRRSWRFDARIRAEQLRLSPVRGSPPAEVDKH
- the galU gene encoding UTP--glucose-1-phosphate uridylyltransferase GalU, with the translated sequence MAQRVTKAIFPVAGMGTRFIPATKSVPKEIMTLVDRPLVQYAIDEARAAGITEFLFVTSRGKSALEDYFDRAPELEHQLEQKGKTELLETLRGTNMESGQIAYIRQHQALGLGHAVWCARRLIGNEPFAVILPDDVIAAEKPCLQQMVEAYEETGGSMVAAMEVPYEKTSSYGVLDCKEDMGSIVSVKGMVEKPKAEDAPSNLAVIGRYILSPQVMDHLSSGETGAGGEIQLTDAIAKEIESERGVYGLRFRGQRFDCGSKAGFLQATVAFGLARPDLRDELQQYLDELSAVRNAAQ